From Leptospira sp. WS58.C1, one genomic window encodes:
- a CDS encoding MBOAT family O-acyltransferase, with amino-acid sequence MNFATPLFLFFFLLIFGLRWVLPKLNALPEWILKSFLIAGSYFFYMSWNPKFGLLLFGTTILDYWIGKTMDQKEGRARATLLTFSLVLNLGVLAFFKYFIFLMESGNAVLSAFGLNLSLPVWRIVLPVGISFYTFQSLSYTIDVFRREILPEKNFWNYALFLSFFPQLVAGPIVPAKTFLPQLKSWVVWKELPLREGLVLLLMGVWKKVVIADQLSILPDSFYRTPSEFSSAYAWAAVFAYSLQIYCDFSGYTDIALGCALLLGFRLTENFRMPYLASGFSDFWRRWHISLSSWLRNYLYIPLGGNRKTELRTYVNLFLTMLLGGLWHGASWNFVVWGGVHGLFLAMERMGKKFWPDFFSATNGLGILGRFSYRIFVIFCVVLCWVFFRSPNWKTTGIVFEKLLGFSTGADPSLSSLRILIIAFFLFFAATWVGNRDEKDGSFRNFYENLHPLFFGALVGVGLLFAVVFSSESQPFIYFVF; translated from the coding sequence ATGAATTTCGCCACCCCACTCTTTTTATTTTTCTTTCTGCTTATATTTGGGCTAAGATGGGTTTTGCCTAAGCTAAACGCTCTTCCGGAATGGATCCTGAAGTCTTTTTTGATAGCTGGGAGCTATTTTTTCTATATGTCTTGGAATCCCAAGTTTGGGCTCCTTCTTTTCGGGACAACGATCTTGGATTATTGGATCGGAAAAACAATGGATCAAAAAGAAGGTAGAGCGCGGGCGACCTTACTTACTTTTTCATTGGTTTTGAATCTAGGTGTTTTAGCTTTTTTTAAATATTTTATTTTCCTTATGGAGTCCGGAAATGCCGTATTATCGGCATTTGGGCTAAATTTAAGTCTTCCTGTATGGCGCATTGTGCTTCCCGTAGGGATCTCTTTTTACACGTTTCAGTCCTTGAGTTACACGATCGACGTGTTTAGAAGGGAAATTTTACCTGAAAAGAATTTTTGGAATTACGCACTCTTTCTCTCCTTCTTTCCCCAGTTAGTTGCGGGACCTATTGTCCCAGCCAAGACCTTTTTGCCTCAACTCAAGTCTTGGGTAGTATGGAAGGAACTCCCGCTGAGAGAAGGTCTCGTTTTGCTGTTGATGGGAGTATGGAAGAAGGTGGTGATCGCGGATCAACTTTCGATCTTACCGGATTCTTTTTATAGGACTCCTTCTGAATTTTCGAGTGCCTATGCATGGGCAGCAGTTTTCGCTTATTCTCTTCAGATTTATTGTGATTTTAGCGGATATACCGATATCGCTTTGGGGTGCGCTCTTCTTTTGGGCTTTAGGCTGACTGAAAATTTTAGGATGCCTTATCTTGCCTCCGGGTTTTCCGATTTTTGGAGAAGATGGCATATCTCTCTTTCTTCTTGGCTGCGAAATTATTTATACATTCCTTTGGGGGGAAATCGTAAAACCGAGCTAAGGACTTACGTGAATTTGTTTTTAACCATGCTTTTGGGTGGGCTCTGGCATGGAGCCAGCTGGAATTTTGTGGTTTGGGGCGGGGTTCACGGTTTATTCTTAGCCATGGAAAGAATGGGAAAAAAATTTTGGCCCGATTTTTTTTCCGCTACGAATGGACTTGGGATTTTAGGCAGATTTTCCTATAGGATCTTTGTGATCTTTTGTGTAGTTCTTTGTTGGGTATTTTTTAGATCTCCGAATTGGAAAACCACAGGGATCGTTTTCGAAAAACTTTTGGGGTTTTCAACCGGTGCGGATCCCTCGCTTTCTTCTTTGCGTATTTTAATTATCGCATTTTTTCTATTTTTCGCGGCCACCTGGGTCGGCAATCGAGACGAGAAAGACGGTAGTTTTCGTAACTTTTACGAAAATTTGCATCCGCTATTTTTCGGAGCCTTGGTAGGAGTTGGGCTTTTGTTTGCGGTCGTATTCTCTTCCGAGTCACAACCCTTTATTTACTTTGTTTTTTGA